A genome region from Crossiella equi includes the following:
- a CDS encoding ESX secretion-associated protein EspG, which yields MSPAGLVLRLSGAEFEACWEYLGLGELPYVFDLPSPGRTWEERQHLLGGLYADLTSRGLADRTGLAPELSEAITMLARFRWAVDARVFAATPLRARAAVAGERAVLAVLDAQEDMELRQLPDHALLGQVAGLTGDAPTPRVASANIRETVLEAALGQAGDGDLRALTQRLVALGEPAGQASALAHACTGIGAMGSFSVVTVDQDGRRRGSDNAVGWHTTAAGQFLQLRNNGWVTVTPGGRTQLTAQLRRLTGQ from the coding sequence GTGAGCCCGGCGGGACTGGTCCTTCGGCTGAGCGGGGCGGAGTTCGAGGCCTGCTGGGAGTACCTGGGCCTGGGTGAGCTGCCGTACGTGTTCGACCTGCCCAGCCCAGGACGCACCTGGGAGGAACGCCAGCACCTGCTCGGCGGGCTCTACGCCGACCTCACCAGCCGCGGCCTGGCCGACCGCACCGGCCTGGCTCCGGAGCTGTCTGAGGCGATCACGATGTTGGCACGCTTCCGCTGGGCCGTCGACGCCCGGGTCTTCGCCGCGACACCGCTGCGGGCCCGGGCAGCGGTGGCCGGGGAGCGGGCGGTGCTGGCCGTGCTGGATGCCCAGGAGGACATGGAGCTGCGGCAGCTGCCAGACCACGCACTGCTGGGGCAGGTGGCCGGGCTGACTGGAGACGCGCCGACGCCTCGAGTGGCCTCGGCCAACATCCGGGAGACGGTCCTGGAGGCCGCGCTCGGGCAAGCCGGGGACGGCGACCTGCGCGCGTTGACCCAGCGCCTGGTGGCATTGGGTGAACCGGCGGGGCAGGCCAGCGCGTTGGCGCACGCCTGCACCGGCATCGGGGCGATGGGGTCGTTCAGCGTGGTCACGGTCGACCAGGACGGCCGTCGACGCGGTAGTGACAACGCCGTCGGCTGGCACACCACCGCGGCCGGGCAGTTCCTGCAACTGCGCAACAACGGCTGGGTCACCGTCACCCCCGGTGGACGGACTCAGCTGACCGCTCAGCTGCGGCGGCTCACCGGTCAGTGA